A region from the Dinoroseobacter shibae DFL 12 = DSM 16493 genome encodes:
- a CDS encoding branched-chain amino acid ABC transporter permease produces the protein MDFLNALVAFLNFVVVPATAYGSQLALGALGVTLIYGILRFSNFAHGDTMAFGTMATILFTWAFQSIGISLGPLPTALLALPFGILVTGALLVGTDRLVYKFYRQQKAVPVIFVIASLGVMFVTNALVRFIIGPDDQRFADGERFIISAREFRNLTGLDEGLALRTTQGLTVVTAVIVVALLFWFLNRTRTGKSMRAFSDNEDLALLSGINPERVVMVTWLIVAALATVAGTLYGLDKSFKPFTYFQLLLPIFAAAIVGGLGSPLGAIAGGFVIAFSEVTITYAFKKVLEYLLPEALEPDGLVQLLSTDYKFAVSFAILIIVLLFKPTGLFKGKSV, from the coding sequence ATGGACTTCCTCAACGCCCTCGTGGCTTTCCTCAACTTCGTTGTCGTCCCCGCCACCGCCTATGGGAGCCAACTGGCGCTCGGCGCGCTCGGTGTCACGCTGATCTACGGGATCCTGCGGTTTTCCAACTTCGCCCATGGCGACACGATGGCCTTCGGGACCATGGCGACGATCCTGTTCACCTGGGCTTTCCAGTCCATTGGGATCAGCCTCGGGCCCCTGCCCACGGCTCTGCTCGCCCTGCCCTTCGGCATCCTGGTGACGGGCGCGCTGCTGGTGGGGACCGACCGGTTGGTATACAAATTCTACCGCCAGCAGAAGGCCGTACCGGTGATCTTCGTGATCGCCTCGCTCGGCGTGATGTTCGTCACCAACGCCCTTGTGCGCTTCATCATCGGCCCGGACGACCAGCGCTTTGCCGATGGCGAGCGGTTCATCATCTCGGCGCGGGAGTTCCGCAACCTGACGGGCCTCGACGAGGGGCTGGCCCTGCGCACGACCCAGGGCCTGACGGTGGTGACGGCGGTCATTGTGGTGGCGCTGCTCTTCTGGTTTCTGAACCGGACGCGCACGGGCAAATCGATGCGGGCGTTTTCCGACAACGAGGATCTGGCGCTGCTGTCCGGCATCAACCCCGAACGGGTGGTGATGGTGACCTGGTTGATCGTGGCGGCGCTGGCCACGGTGGCGGGCACGCTTTACGGGCTCGACAAGTCGTTCAAACCCTTCACCTATTTCCAACTGTTGCTGCCGATTTTCGCCGCCGCCATCGTCGGGGGGCTGGGGAGTCCGCTGGGCGCCATCGCGGGCGGGTTCGTGATCGCCTTCTCGGAAGTCACGATCACCTACGCGTTCAAGAAGGTGCTGGAATACCTGCTGCCCGAGGCGCTGGAGCCGGACGGGCTCGTGCAGTTGCTGTCCACGGATTACAAGTTCGCGGTCAGTTTCGCCATCCTGATCATTGTGCTGCTGTTCAAACCCACGGGGCTGTTCAAGGGGAAATCCGTATGA
- a CDS encoding ABC transporter ATP-binding protein translates to MSAQNPYQEARGNKDASITNPRPGGTLTPGTAPEGRSAAHPGEPFLIGDGMTGGYGSGADILHDCTLAVDRGEIAVIVGPNGAGKSTAMKAVFGMLNIHTGSVRLDGEDITGLSPQARVAKGMAFVPQVNNIFTTMTVEENLEMGAFLRRDDISETMEQVYELFPILREKRRQAAGELSGGQRQQVAVGRALMTRPQVLMLDEPTAGVSPIVMDELFDRIIEVARTGISILMVEQNARQALEIADKGYVLVQGRNRYTDTGQALLADPDVRKSFLGG, encoded by the coding sequence ATGAGCGCGCAGAACCCTTACCAGGAGGCGCGCGGGAACAAGGACGCGTCGATCACCAACCCGCGCCCCGGCGGCACGCTGACCCCCGGCACAGCGCCCGAGGGACGCAGCGCTGCCCATCCGGGCGAGCCCTTCCTGATCGGCGACGGGATGACCGGCGGCTATGGCAGCGGCGCGGATATCCTGCATGACTGCACCCTCGCGGTGGACCGCGGCGAGATCGCGGTGATCGTCGGACCGAACGGCGCGGGCAAATCCACGGCGATGAAGGCTGTGTTCGGGATGCTGAACATACATACCGGATCCGTACGGCTCGATGGCGAGGACATCACCGGCCTCAGCCCCCAGGCGCGCGTGGCCAAGGGCATGGCCTTCGTGCCGCAGGTGAACAACATCTTCACCACCATGACCGTGGAGGAGAACCTCGAGATGGGCGCCTTCCTGCGCCGGGACGACATTTCGGAAACGATGGAGCAGGTTTACGAGCTGTTCCCGATCCTGCGCGAAAAGCGCAGGCAGGCGGCGGGCGAGCTGTCGGGCGGGCAGCGCCAGCAGGTCGCCGTGGGCCGCGCGCTGATGACCCGGCCGCAGGTCCTGATGCTGGACGAGCCGACCGCCGGGGTCAGCCCCATCGTGATGGACGAGCTTTTCGACCGGATCATCGAGGTGGCGCGCACAGGCATCTCCATCCTGATGGTCGAGCAGAACGCGCGCCAGGCGCTGGAGATCGCCGACAAGGGCTATGTCCTCGTGCAGGGGCGCAACCGCTACACCGACACCGGACAAGCGCTGCTGGCCGATCCGGATGTGCGCAAATCGTTCCTGGGGGGCTGA
- a CDS encoding ABC transporter ATP-binding protein, with product MIKVENLHKHFGGFRAVDGATLEIAEGSITGLVGPNGAGKTTLFNVIAGNLQPTSGKVTMLGEDITGLPPHDLFHKGLLRTFQIAHEFGSMTVRENLMMVPGAQSGETMWNAWFKRGQIAREEAALGKKADEVLEFLTIDHLRDERAGNLSGGQKKLLELGRTMMVDAKIVFLDEVGAGVNRTLLGTIADAILRLNQERGYTFCVIEHDMDFIGKLCDPVIVMAEGKKLAEGTIDEIKANEQVIEAYLGTGLKNKEKTPA from the coding sequence ATGATAAAGGTCGAAAACCTGCACAAGCATTTCGGCGGCTTTCGAGCCGTGGACGGCGCCACGCTGGAGATTGCGGAGGGCTCGATCACCGGGCTCGTGGGACCCAACGGCGCCGGAAAGACCACGTTGTTCAATGTGATCGCGGGCAATCTTCAACCGACATCCGGCAAGGTCACCATGCTGGGCGAGGACATCACCGGCCTGCCGCCCCATGATCTGTTTCACAAGGGGCTGCTGCGGACCTTTCAGATCGCCCATGAGTTCGGCTCGATGACCGTGCGGGAGAACCTGATGATGGTGCCCGGCGCGCAATCGGGCGAGACCATGTGGAACGCGTGGTTCAAGCGCGGCCAGATCGCGCGCGAGGAAGCGGCCTTGGGAAAGAAGGCCGACGAAGTGCTTGAATTCCTGACCATAGATCATCTGCGCGACGAGCGGGCCGGGAACCTGTCCGGCGGGCAGAAGAAGCTGCTGGAGCTGGGGCGCACGATGATGGTGGACGCCAAGATCGTGTTTCTCGACGAGGTCGGCGCGGGGGTGAACCGTACCCTTCTGGGCACCATCGCCGATGCGATCCTGCGGCTGAACCAGGAGCGTGGCTATACCTTCTGCGTGATCGAGCATGACATGGATTTCATCGGCAAGCTGTGTGATCCGGTGATCGTCATGGCCGAGGGCAAGAAGCTGGCCGAGGGCACCATCGACGAGATCAAGGCCAACGAGCAGGTGATCGAGGCCTATCTCGGTACGGGCCTGAAGAACAAGGAAAAGACGCCGGCATGA
- a CDS encoding ABC transporter substrate-binding protein: protein MKSLLLASVATVAMATFAAAQSNDIKIGISVGFTGPLESLAPPMAMGAEMAMKEVSDSGLLLGGSTVTPVRADSTCIDAGAATSAAERLITSDGVKGIMGAMCSGATGAILSNVAMPNGVVMISPSATSPALSTVEDNGLFFRTAPSDARQGVVMTEIIMDRGFKEVAVTYTNNDYGKGLADSFAAAFEEAGGTVTLVAAHEDGKADYSAEVGALASAGGEVLVVAGYVDQGGSGIIQAALDTGAFDTFVLPDGMVSVALEENFGSDIDGSFGQNPGTDSDGKRIYAEMVGDAYDSTSPFSAESYDAAALIMLAMQAAGSAEPGDYKDHVMDVANAPGEEILPGELAKGLKILAEGGEIDYVGASAVELIGGGESAGNYREMEMKDGKVTTVRFR, encoded by the coding sequence GTGGGCTTCACCGGGCCGCTGGAATCGCTGGCGCCGCCCATGGCGATGGGGGCCGAGATGGCGATGAAGGAAGTCTCCGACAGCGGATTGCTGCTTGGTGGATCCACGGTCACGCCGGTCCGGGCCGACAGCACCTGCATCGATGCCGGTGCGGCGACCTCTGCCGCCGAGCGGCTGATCACCTCCGACGGGGTGAAGGGCATAATGGGGGCGATGTGCTCCGGGGCGACGGGCGCGATCCTGTCCAACGTGGCGATGCCGAACGGAGTTGTGATGATCTCGCCCTCGGCCACCTCGCCGGCCCTGTCGACGGTCGAAGACAACGGCCTGTTCTTCCGCACGGCACCCTCGGATGCGCGTCAGGGTGTGGTGATGACCGAGATCATCATGGATCGCGGCTTCAAGGAAGTGGCGGTTACCTACACCAACAACGACTACGGCAAGGGGCTCGCGGACAGCTTCGCCGCGGCCTTCGAGGAGGCGGGCGGCACCGTGACTCTCGTGGCGGCCCATGAGGACGGCAAGGCGGATTATTCCGCCGAGGTCGGCGCGCTGGCCTCTGCGGGCGGCGAGGTGCTGGTCGTGGCGGGCTACGTGGACCAGGGCGGGTCGGGCATCATCCAGGCCGCGCTCGACACCGGTGCGTTCGACACCTTCGTGCTGCCGGATGGCATGGTCTCCGTCGCGCTGGAGGAAAACTTCGGGTCCGACATCGACGGATCCTTCGGGCAGAACCCGGGCACCGACAGCGACGGCAAGCGGATCTATGCGGAGATGGTGGGCGATGCATACGATTCGACCTCGCCCTTCTCGGCCGAAAGCTACGATGCCGCGGCTCTGATCATGCTGGCGATGCAAGCGGCAGGCTCCGCCGAGCCGGGCGACTACAAGGATCACGTGATGGACGTGGCCAACGCGCCGGGCGAAGAGATTTTGCCGGGTGAGCTGGCAAAAGGCCTCAAGATCCTCGCCGAAGGGGGCGAGATCGACTATGTCGGCGCCTCGGCGGTGGAGCTGATCGGGGGCGGCGAATCCGCGGGCAATTACCGCGAGATGGAAATGAAGGACGGCAAGGTCACGACTGTCCGGTTCCGCTGA